GATGAGGTGAGCCGCTATTGGGGCAACGATCCCCGCCTGCATACCCAGGTGGGCGCGCCCACTGGTCGCGCAATGCGGACGACCGGGCGAGCCGGCTTTCTGGTTTTCGGTCCCTACCTGTCCTTGCCGGCGGGGCGTTACCGTCTGGAAATGCATGGTACTGCGGCCAGGTGGACGGGCGGCGAGTGGGTGGATGTCGCGTGCAAAGCTGGAGAGCAGCAAATCCTCCAACAAAGTTTGAGTGGCATGAAGGAGGGCAATTGGCAATTCGAGCGGCTGTTCGCGCTGGAATCGTCGGTCAGTGACCTCGAATTCCGGCTGTGGGTCGATGAGGGGAGCGATTTGACGTTAGATGGAATTGTTCTAGAGAAGGTGGAAGCATCCGCCTTAGTCACGGATGACGCAGCGCAAAAGACCGGCGATGCGGACAACGGCGATGACCATAGAGTAGATACTGTCCTATCAGATGCAGGGGAGGAAGCCCTGGCCCTCGCCGACTGCGATATGCCGCCGAAGCAGGTGTTTCCCACAAAAAATGACCGGTCTGTAGCCACGAAAACGATGCCAAAGAAAGCGAAGGGTAAATCGAAGCGCCGTCGATGACAGCGCTGTTTTCCAAAATCAAAAGGAGTTTGAATATGAAGTCAGCAGTGATCACCGGCATCACCGGTCAAGATGGCGCTTATCTCGCCAAGCTGTTGCTCGACAAGGGTTACACGGTGTACGGCACCTACCGCCGCACTAGTTCGGTGAATTTTTGGCGCATCGAGGAGTTGGGCATCGCCCAGCACCCGAACCTGCATCTGGTCGAGTACGATTTGACCGATCTGGGCGACAGCATCCGTCTGCTGGAGCGCGCCCAACCGGACGAGGTCTATAACCTGGCGGCACAGAGCTTCGTTGGGGTGTCATTCGAACAGCCGATGACAACGGCTCAGATCACGGGTTTAGGGCCTCTCAATCTTCTGGAGGCAATACGCATTGTCAACCCGAAAATCCGCTTTTATCAGGCCAGCACTTCCGAGATGTTCGGCAAGGTGCAGGCGGTTCCGCAGGATGAGACCACGCCCTTCCACCCCCGCAGCCCGTACGGCGTGGCCAAGCTCTACGCCCACTGGATCACCGTCAACTACCGCGAGAGTTACGGCATCTTCGGCGCGAGCGGCATCCTGTTCAACCACGAAAGTCCGCTGCGCGGTCTGGAATTCGTCACACGCAAGGTCACCGACGGTATGGCCAAAATCAAGCTGGGCAAGCTGGACTGCCTGGAGCTGGGCAACCTGAATGCCAAGCGCGACTGGGGCTATGCCGAAGAGTACGTGGAAGGCATGTGGCGCATGCTGCAGGCCGATGAGCCTGACACTTATGTGCTGGCCACCAACCGTGCCGAAACTGTTCGGAACTTTGTCGCGATGGCCGCCGAGGCAGTGGGGTTTGATCTGGTCTTCGAAGGCAAGAATGAAGCGGAAATCGGCATCGACCGCCGCACGGGCCGGACTATCGTGCGTGTCAACCCGAGGTTTTATCGCCCAGCCGAAGTAGACCTGCTGATCGGCAACCCCGAGAAGGCTAGGCGCGAATTGGGCTGGAAGCCGAAAACCACGCTGGAGGAACTCTGCCACATGATGGTCGAGGCTGATCTACGCAGGAATAAGACCGGGACGAGCTTCTGATGAGAGTTCTTGTCACTGGGATAAGGGGGTTTACCGGTAGCTACTTGGCTGAGGAGCTGCTGCGCGCCGGACATGACGTGATAGGCGTAGTGCGGCATGCATCATCAAAAAGTTTGTCAGGCGTTCAGTCGGTCCACGTCTGCGACTTGACGGATGCGGACAGTTTGAAAGCCGTCGTGGCTAGCGTGCAGCCAGATGCAGTCGCGCATTTGGCGGGTATTTCTTTTGTTTCCCATAGCGACGCAGAGGCGATTTATCGAGCTAACCTGATCGGGTCGCGCAATTTGCTGGAAGCCCTGCTGGGCTCCGGCAAGTCATTGCGGGTGGTGTTGCTGGCCAGTAGCGCCAACGTGTATGGCAATGCCGGCGTGGGTGTGCTTGACGAAACGACGCCACTAGCGCCGGCTAATGATTATGCAGTGAGTAAACTGGCCATGGAGTATGTGGCACGGCTGTATCTACCCCGGCTGCCCATTGTGATTGTCCGGCCGTTCAATTACACCGGGGTGGGGCAGGCGCTCAATTTTTTAGTTCCCAAGATTGTCGATCATTTTCGCCGCCGTGCGCCGGTGATCGAGTTGGGTAACCTAGACGTGGCCCGCGATTTCTCCGATGTGCGGACAATCGTCAGCATCTACCGGCGCTTGATGGAGTGTGAAAGTGCAGTAGGTCAAACCTTCAACGTTTGTTCTGGTCAGGCATTGAGTTTGCGTGATGTGCTTGAAATGGCCAGGAAGATTTCCGGGCATCACATAGAAGTGCGCGTGAATCCGGCATTCGTGCGCGAGAACGAGGTAAAAGTGCTCGTGGGTAGCATGAAACGGCTGGAGAGTTATTTGGGACCACTACCTAGAATCCCATTCAAAGAAACCTTGTATTGGATGCTGACAGCATGAATTCTCACGTTTTGCGTGTTGTCGCGTGTCGCTGTATTGGGTGTGCTTTCATTACCTTGACGCTGTCCGGCTGCGCCACTTTCCCGGACTGGCTTGCTTCTTCCGGTCCCAGCCGTCAGCAAGTGATAGAGGTGCCGCAGCAAGAGTCTTCGGCTATTCGGCTGGTCGAAATCAATGAGGCCGTAGCGAGACGCCTGTTAGATTCAGATAAGCAACAACGCTTTTCTGAATTTCTGTCAGTGACTGGTGCCCCCGGTTATGTAGTCGGGCCAGGGGACGTGGTCGAGGTGTCTATTTGGGAAGCACCGCCTGCGACACTCTTTGGTGCAGCGGTTGCTGATCCGCGTGTGGGCATGACAACGGCGCGCGCGTCGATCTTGCCGGAGCAGATGGTGGCGGTGGACGGCACGATCACCGTGCCGTTCGCGGGGGTGGTACAGGCGGGTGGCAGAACGCCGCGGCAGATCGAGGCAGATATCGTCAAACA
This genomic window from Pelomicrobium methylotrophicum contains:
- the gmd gene encoding GDP-mannose 4,6-dehydratase; amino-acid sequence: MKSAVITGITGQDGAYLAKLLLDKGYTVYGTYRRTSSVNFWRIEELGIAQHPNLHLVEYDLTDLGDSIRLLERAQPDEVYNLAAQSFVGVSFEQPMTTAQITGLGPLNLLEAIRIVNPKIRFYQASTSEMFGKVQAVPQDETTPFHPRSPYGVAKLYAHWITVNYRESYGIFGASGILFNHESPLRGLEFVTRKVTDGMAKIKLGKLDCLELGNLNAKRDWGYAEEYVEGMWRMLQADEPDTYVLATNRAETVRNFVAMAAEAVGFDLVFEGKNEAEIGIDRRTGRTIVRVNPRFYRPAEVDLLIGNPEKARRELGWKPKTTLEELCHMMVEADLRRNKTGTSF
- a CDS encoding GDP-mannose 4,6-dehydratase yields the protein MMRVLVTGIRGFTGSYLAEELLRAGHDVIGVVRHASSKSLSGVQSVHVCDLTDADSLKAVVASVQPDAVAHLAGISFVSHSDAEAIYRANLIGSRNLLEALLGSGKSLRVVLLASSANVYGNAGVGVLDETTPLAPANDYAVSKLAMEYVARLYLPRLPIVIVRPFNYTGVGQALNFLVPKIVDHFRRRAPVIELGNLDVARDFSDVRTIVSIYRRLMECESAVGQTFNVCSGQALSLRDVLEMARKISGHHIEVRVNPAFVRENEVKVLVGSMKRLESYLGPLPRIPFKETLYWMLTA